The following proteins are encoded in a genomic region of Mycoplasmopsis columbinasalis:
- a CDS encoding ABC transporter permease subunit has translation MKEHRKNQKNEAVNKHISLTVVLVCLSLFIVFLFFIIYRSGYAFSYYKGQIFNPVNPTNGAFSGGIILPIVTTFLVVILTCLIACPVSLRVAFWLNLRVQNQKFYLRTKFFLRIFSGLPSVIFGLFALMVISKWIKSAFGLSSGTNLLNAILMLAIMCFPTITNAILVALENISWDLKFAGKALGLNNSQISYKIVKKAIRADIWRAYLLGFAKAIGESVALLFILKSQNYLTFYQKGFAATLTSSLKTVGALLPTNFFAENGGDELRSLMFALGLILFIIITIVNLSFNAIITSRRKIKLEFANKAILKLQTKIKNRKVINRVYHWYHLLSELVAVILVAICSLWIVGDVLINGLKYSLANSNTIVGNAGDSTLRALANTIVISLLVLIFAMPVAFFVVVYVSEYLTSTKIKNAFYSFIDAFASMPSILFGLFGYTVFISLFGFSAGGKTSHSLWAGICTIGIFILPFAIKNIQTAFASIDKDLKLSAQALGLSKAKIIYKIILPKIWPSLVNGWVLMTARIASESAPFLLTTGMNNSPSFCLTYFGQTITTRMVVQLNSTAANAVAIMYECAFISLLFFSFLFYVSTYITPKLKNFNFSWKRFILWKKT, from the coding sequence ATGAAAGAGCACAGGAAAAATCAAAAAAACGAGGCAGTAAATAAGCACATTTCGCTTACTGTTGTGCTTGTTTGCTTGTCCTTATTTATTGTTTTCTTATTCTTTATTATTTATCGTTCAGGGTATGCCTTTTCTTACTACAAAGGCCAAATTTTTAATCCTGTTAATCCAACTAATGGTGCTTTTAGTGGTGGTATTATTCTACCAATAGTAACTACTTTTTTAGTGGTGATTTTAACTTGTTTAATTGCATGTCCAGTTAGTTTAAGAGTAGCGTTTTGGCTTAATTTAAGAGTGCAAAATCAAAAGTTTTACTTAAGAACGAAATTTTTCTTAAGAATTTTTAGCGGCCTTCCCTCTGTTATTTTTGGTTTGTTTGCACTAATGGTCATTTCAAAGTGAATTAAGAGTGCATTCGGTTTAAGTAGTGGTACCAATTTGCTTAATGCGATTTTAATGCTCGCAATTATGTGTTTTCCTACTATTACAAACGCAATTTTAGTTGCCTTAGAAAACATTAGCTGAGATTTAAAATTTGCTGGAAAGGCACTCGGTCTTAATAATTCGCAAATTTCTTATAAAATCGTAAAAAAAGCCATTCGAGCTGATATCTGAAGAGCATATTTACTTGGTTTTGCCAAAGCAATTGGAGAATCGGTGGCTTTACTTTTTATTCTGAAATCGCAAAATTATCTCACTTTTTACCAAAAAGGTTTTGCCGCCACTTTAACCTCATCGCTTAAAACAGTTGGTGCTTTGTTACCAACCAACTTTTTTGCTGAAAATGGTGGTGATGAACTCAGAAGTTTAATGTTTGCACTTGGTCTCATTTTGTTTATTATCATCACAATTGTTAATTTAAGTTTTAATGCTATTATCACTTCGCGTCGAAAAATCAAATTAGAATTTGCCAATAAAGCTATTTTAAAGCTGCAAACGAAAATTAAAAATCGTAAAGTAATTAATAGAGTTTACCACTGATATCATCTTTTAAGTGAATTAGTGGCAGTAATTTTAGTTGCTATTTGTTCCCTTTGAATTGTTGGAGATGTTCTTATTAATGGCCTTAAGTATTCTCTTGCTAACAGTAACACTATTGTTGGTAACGCGGGCGATTCAACTCTCCGCGCGTTAGCTAATACAATTGTAATTAGTTTATTGGTTTTAATTTTTGCTATGCCAGTTGCCTTTTTTGTAGTTGTTTATGTGAGCGAATATTTAACAAGCACCAAAATCAAAAATGCCTTTTATTCTTTCATTGATGCCTTTGCGTCAATGCCGTCAATTTTATTTGGTTTATTTGGTTATACAGTTTTTATTTCACTTTTTGGTTTTAGTGCTGGTGGTAAAACTTCACATTCATTATGAGCTGGAATTTGTACCATAGGTATTTTCATTTTACCTTTTGCCATTAAGAATATCCAAACTGCGTTTGCGTCAATTGATAAGGATTTAAAACTAAGTGCGCAAGCTTTAGGTTTATCAAAAGCGAAAATTATTTACAAAATTATTTTGCCTAAAATTTGGCCATCTTTAGTCAATGGTTGAGTGTTAATGACTGCACGAATCGCTTCCGAATCAGCACCATTTCTACTCACTACCGGAATGAACAATTCACCAAGTTTTTGTCTTACTTATTTTGGTCAAACTATTACAACCAGAATGGTAGTGCAGTTAAATAGTACTGCTGCAAACGCAGTGGCAATTATGTACGAATGTGCTTTTATTTCACTTTTGTTCTTTAGTTTTCTTTTTTATGTTTCAACTTACATAACACCTAAACTTAAAAATTTTAACTTTAGTTGAAAGAGGTTTATATTATGGAAAAAAACGTAA
- a CDS encoding type 2 periplasmic-binding domain-containing protein — MMKKLARFGRFLTPLVLASPVVLTLSCSSKVVSFKGSTSMWSFLNDLSKVIYKNDRYLADIESLGSSAGIDNLVNARTDFAALSKNPVGEHNSMSEENKAKWKAQKIKTVPVAQEKMAFLLQVKPADVKKHFFFDHTNWQKIINAFGGDYQLMINDLLAENEKLPEDQNYPIAVFYRAGGYNVSGKAETFVKDNPYVNEIVPSPNAQSYLRNTLGNTKVSITNLDESDAKAMPDFLNSNATSKMAFFSYGFLENNKSLWQKPNFVLVQQKQETVLVKPEEETYGWTRFFYLSFSLLNNLPKKLSLLTSFLSPTNRVKPEIMKVYANNSLSAPNANLLKTIFNLEADDEQNWSELAKAAKTLTPDYQ; from the coding sequence ATGATGAAAAAACTTGCTCGTTTTGGCCGTTTCTTAACACCATTAGTTCTAGCTTCACCAGTTGTTTTAACTCTTTCATGCAGTTCTAAAGTTGTGTCCTTTAAGGGTTCAACTAGTATGTGATCATTTTTAAACGATCTTTCGAAAGTTATTTACAAAAATGATCGTTATTTAGCTGATATTGAATCACTCGGTTCCTCAGCAGGAATCGATAATTTAGTGAATGCCCGTACTGATTTTGCTGCTTTATCAAAAAATCCTGTTGGCGAACATAATTCGATGAGTGAAGAAAATAAAGCTAAATGAAAAGCGCAAAAAATCAAGACAGTGCCAGTTGCACAAGAAAAAATGGCGTTTTTATTACAAGTAAAACCAGCTGACGTTAAAAAACATTTTTTCTTTGACCACACAAATTGACAAAAAATAATTAATGCTTTTGGTGGTGATTATCAGCTTATGATTAATGATTTACTTGCTGAAAACGAAAAACTACCTGAAGATCAAAATTACCCAATTGCTGTATTTTATAGAGCTGGCGGTTACAATGTAAGTGGTAAAGCAGAAACTTTTGTTAAAGACAATCCTTATGTCAATGAAATTGTGCCAAGTCCGAATGCGCAATCATACTTAAGAAATACTTTGGGTAATACTAAAGTAAGTATTACTAATTTAGACGAATCAGACGCCAAAGCAATGCCAGACTTTTTAAATAGTAATGCAACAAGTAAAATGGCTTTTTTTAGTTATGGTTTTTTAGAAAATAACAAGTCACTTTGACAAAAACCAAATTTTGTGCTTGTTCAGCAAAAACAAGAAACAGTTTTAGTTAAACCTGAAGAAGAAACTTACGGTTGAACAAGATTTTTCTATTTATCTTTTTCATTATTAAATAATTTACCGAAAAAACTTAGTTTGTTAACTAGTTTTTTAAGCCCTACAAATAGAGTTAAACCTGAAATAATGAAAGTTTATGCCAACAATAGTTTAAGTGCACCAAATGCAAATTTGTTGAAAACAATTTTTAATTTAGAAGCTGATGACGAACAAAACTGAAGCGAACTAGCAAAAGCCGCGAAAACATTAACACCCGATTATCAATAA
- a CDS encoding phosphate ABC transporter ATP-binding protein — translation MEKNVKPMQTNASLAKTTQPIFKIENLNFWYNYKKKQALFAINLQLPMHKTIAFIGPSGCGKSTLLKLFNRINVEDKSNSYEGKILYWHNDNYVDLKDTKALSNIDLRQEVGMVFQQPIVFPVSIYENIALGLKNIGIYDQKILDQRVEDALKKAALYDEVKDKLKESADQLSGGQKQRLCIARTIALAPKVILMDEPTSALDPIATQKIENLIVSLKEYYTIIIVTHSMAQAQRVADETVFFLKGQMIEQAPTREMFTNPQNSKTRDYIMGKIG, via the coding sequence ATGGAAAAAAACGTAAAACCAATGCAAACAAATGCATCACTTGCTAAAACAACACAACCAATTTTCAAAATTGAAAATTTAAATTTTTGGTACAACTACAAAAAAAAGCAAGCCCTTTTTGCAATTAATTTACAACTCCCAATGCATAAAACAATTGCTTTCATAGGCCCATCAGGTTGTGGTAAGAGTACTCTCCTCAAACTTTTTAACCGAATTAATGTGGAAGACAAATCCAATAGTTATGAAGGTAAAATCTTGTACTGACATAATGATAATTATGTTGATCTAAAAGACACTAAAGCTCTTAGTAATATCGATTTGCGTCAAGAAGTTGGCATGGTGTTTCAACAACCAATAGTTTTTCCAGTTTCAATTTATGAAAACATAGCCTTAGGATTAAAAAACATTGGTATTTACGACCAAAAAATTCTTGACCAACGTGTTGAAGATGCGCTAAAAAAAGCTGCGCTTTATGATGAAGTTAAAGATAAATTAAAAGAAAGCGCTGACCAATTATCAGGTGGCCAAAAACAACGTTTATGTATTGCTCGTACGATCGCGCTTGCGCCAAAAGTAATTTTAATGGATGAACCAACTAGTGCACTTGACCCGATTGCAACGCAAAAAATCGAAAATTTAATTGTTAGTTTGAAAGAATATTACACCATTATTATCGTTACGCACTCAATGGCACAGGCACAACGTGTTGCAGATGAAACAGTTTTCTTCTTAAAAGGTCAAATGATTGAACAAGCACCAACACGTGAAATGTTTACAAATCCACAAAACTCTAAAACTAGAGATTACATTATGGGAAAGATTGGTTAA
- a CDS encoding NAD(P)-dependent oxidoreductase, giving the protein MKVICFGVRAVEKPIFEKFNKNFGYELELRSESLSAENVDILKGFDAVICRASDKIDAQVVARAKELGVKFILTRTVGFDHMDVEALHAHNILSARVPSYSPTAISELAVSMALTLSRKSIYFAAKAAANLDYTITPHGFAKEIKNSVVGIIGTGKIGFEAAKMFRGLGATVVGYDPYPNDKAKTVLTYLPLDELLAKADIISVHVPYIKGQNDKFINAEFLSKMKQGSILVNTARGQLQDEAAILAAVKSGKLAGVGLDVFNNEKQFFGKKLDAINDPVIEELISLFPTVMTSPHIGSYTDEAVANMVEISYQNLKELANGQECKNKL; this is encoded by the coding sequence ATGAAAGTTATTTGTTTCGGTGTGAGAGCCGTAGAAAAGCCAATTTTTGAAAAATTTAACAAAAATTTTGGTTACGAACTAGAACTAAGATCAGAAAGTTTGAGTGCAGAAAACGTTGATATCCTTAAAGGTTTTGACGCAGTTATTTGTCGCGCAAGCGATAAAATTGATGCTCAAGTAGTTGCTCGTGCCAAAGAACTTGGCGTGAAATTCATTCTCACTAGAACTGTTGGTTTTGACCACATGGATGTGGAAGCTTTACATGCGCATAACATTTTAAGTGCACGTGTACCATCATACTCGCCAACAGCTATCAGCGAACTTGCAGTATCAATGGCTTTAACTCTATCAAGAAAGAGTATTTATTTCGCTGCTAAAGCTGCGGCAAACTTAGATTACACAATTACTCCACACGGATTTGCTAAGGAAATTAAAAATTCGGTAGTGGGAATTATTGGCACCGGTAAAATTGGTTTTGAAGCTGCAAAAATGTTTCGCGGTTTAGGCGCAACTGTTGTAGGTTATGATCCTTATCCTAATGACAAGGCAAAAACCGTTTTAACTTACTTACCGCTTGATGAACTTTTAGCTAAAGCTGACATTATTTCAGTGCATGTGCCTTACATTAAAGGGCAAAACGATAAATTTATTAATGCTGAATTTCTCAGCAAGATGAAACAAGGGTCAATTCTTGTGAACACAGCTAGAGGTCAACTGCAAGATGAAGCAGCAATTCTTGCTGCGGTCAAGAGTGGAAAACTTGCTGGTGTTGGTTTAGATGTTTTCAATAACGAAAAACAATTCTTTGGTAAAAAACTTGACGCAATTAACGATCCAGTTATTGAAGAATTAATCAGTTTGTTCCCAACAGTGATGACATCCCCACACATTGGTTCTTACACTGATGAAGCTGTTGCTAATATGGTGGAAATTTCTTACCAAAACTTAAAAGAATTGGCAAATGGTCAAGAGTGCAAAAATAAACTTTAG